The Chitinophaga caeni genome segment TGAACTTTTTTGTTCGGCTATATGCCAAATCTGTTTATAACAAGATGAACCGTACCACGAAAAGGTCGCGGAGGCGTTTTAACAGGATCCTTGGCCATAGGGTGTACACGTTGATAAAGAAAACGCTACCGAATTTTAAGGAACCGGAATATGCCAACTCCCATAATTACATGCTCGCCGGCGTACCGGTTGTTTTATTTGCCGATGGGGAATACTTCAAAAAGTTTCCGTTTGACGGCAAAAACGTATTTGTTCACCACGCTTTCGAGCCGTATGAATATTTAGTTGAAAAGTATTATGGTCACCGGTGATGAGCCCAGTGTTATTACCGGTTATTATTGAAAGTGTCTCCCTGGCGGATATCCCCGGTTTCATAACCTTTCTTAAACCAATACATACGCTGTTCGGAAGTGCCGTGAGTGAAGGCATCAGGAACAACGTAACCTTGGGATTCTTTCTGTAAACGGTCATCCCCGATAGCATTGGCAGCGGTAAGTGCTTCGTCGATATCCCCGGGTTCAAGTACATCTTTCATTTTTTGATCGTAATGCGCCCAAAGCCCGGCGTAAAAGTCAGCCTGGAGCTCCAGGCGAACGGAAAGCTTGTTATAATCTGTTTCGCTCAATTGTTGCCTCAGTTCTTGAACTTTCCTGCTGGTGCCTAGTAAATTCTGTACGTGGTGACCAACTTCATGGGCTACCACGTAAGCCATGGCAAAGTCGCCGGGCGCTTGGAAGCGATCCTTTAACTCTTGATAAAAAGACAAATCAATATATAATTTTTCATCCGCGGGACAGTAAAACGGCCCGCTAGCGCTGGATGCGCCACCGCAAGCTGATTGAACATTGCCGGTAAACAATACCATGGTCGGCGCTTGGTAGCTGCGGTTCATTTCGGAGAATATTTGTGACCAAACATCTTCTGTATCAGCTAAAACCACCTTGACGAAATCGGCTAATTGCTGCTCTTCCTGGGAAATTACATGCTGGTTATTTTGGGTAGTTCCCGTGTTGGAGTTTAACAGCTGGGAAGGATCTCCTCCCATAAAGTAGACGATAATAGCGATGACAACGGTTAAAATTCCGCCACCAACAACCATTCCGCCACCTTTGCCCCTGCGATCATCAACATTATCGCTCATACGACGGCCAGACCATTTCATAA includes the following:
- the ypfJ gene encoding KPN_02809 family neutral zinc metallopeptidase; translated protein: MKWSGRRMSDNVDDRRGKGGGMVVGGGILTVVIAIIVYFMGGDPSQLLNSNTGTTQNNQHVISQEEQQLADFVKVVLADTEDVWSQIFSEMNRSYQAPTMVLFTGNVQSACGGASSASGPFYCPADEKLYIDLSFYQELKDRFQAPGDFAMAYVVAHEVGHHVQNLLGTSRKVQELRQQLSETDYNKLSVRLELQADFYAGLWAHYDQKMKDVLEPGDIDEALTAANAIGDDRLQKESQGYVVPDAFTHGTSEQRMYWFKKGYETGDIRQGDTFNNNR